A stretch of the Bordetella genomosp. 8 genome encodes the following:
- the ubiE gene encoding bifunctional demethylmenaquinone methyltransferase/2-methoxy-6-polyprenyl-1,4-benzoquinol methylase UbiE codes for MQNPHSAPGEATSGSASSQGTTHFGFKTVQETEKAGKVAEVFHSVASRYDVMNDLMSAGLHRVWKAFTIGRAAVRPGMKVLDIAGGTGDLARAFARRAGPEGQVWLTDINDSMLRVGRDRLADDGLLLPLAVCDAERLPFPSAYFDRVSVAFGLRNMTHKDRALAEMARVLKPGGKLLVLEFSRVAKPLAPVYDWYSFNVLPWLGRKVAKDEASYRYLAESIRMHPDQETLAGMLRTAGLERVQYFNLSAGVVALHEGVRLA; via the coding sequence ATGCAAAACCCCCATTCCGCGCCGGGCGAGGCCACCTCGGGGTCCGCCTCGTCGCAGGGCACCACCCATTTCGGTTTCAAGACAGTCCAGGAAACGGAAAAAGCGGGCAAGGTCGCCGAAGTCTTCCATTCCGTGGCGTCGCGCTACGACGTCATGAACGACCTGATGTCGGCGGGGCTCCACCGCGTGTGGAAGGCCTTCACCATCGGTCGCGCGGCCGTGCGCCCGGGCATGAAGGTGCTGGACATCGCCGGCGGCACGGGCGATCTGGCGCGGGCCTTTGCCCGCCGCGCCGGCCCGGAAGGCCAGGTGTGGCTGACCGATATCAACGACTCCATGCTGCGGGTCGGCCGCGACCGCCTCGCGGATGACGGCCTGCTTCTGCCCCTGGCGGTCTGCGACGCCGAGCGCCTGCCGTTTCCCTCGGCGTATTTCGATCGGGTCAGCGTCGCCTTCGGCCTGCGAAATATGACGCACAAGGACCGCGCCCTGGCTGAAATGGCGCGCGTGCTCAAGCCCGGCGGCAAGCTGCTGGTGCTGGAGTTCTCGCGGGTGGCCAAGCCGCTGGCGCCGGTCTATGACTGGTATTCGTTCAATGTGCTGCCGTGGCTAGGCCGCAAGGTCGCCAAGGACGAAGCCAGCTACCGCTACCTGGCCGAATCCATACGCATGCATCCGGACCAGGAAACGCTGGCGGGCATGCTGCGCACCGCCGGCCTGGAGCGCGTGCAGTATTTCAACCTGAGCGCCGGCGTCGTCGCGTTGCACGAGGGCGTGCGCCTGGCCTGA
- the phoR gene encoding phosphate regulon sensor histidine kinase PhoR — protein MILLRTILVIAAWAILAVLAQWLLGNPLGWALMCAGLAVTLLARSARLQRVSLWARNPESAPPAAVGPWDDILAPLYRYLRGQARQLMESRDAMQGMLAAAQALPDGAVTLNQDLQIDWCNRVARQHLGLRLPADRGSNLLNLVRAPEFIEYSRQDDWPEPILVRMAVGSQERLLMMQLTAYARDQRLLITRDVTQIEKLETTRRDFVANVSHELRTPLTVLAGFLETMREMPDEALSRDQREQYLTMMHEQAQRMQAIVADLLTLSTLESSPNAEPHRVRMATLLQTARQQTEALSAGRHALTWQLDEGVDLLGAESELSSAISNLLTNAVRYTPEAGTITVRWERLPEGGARYSVQDTGIGIAARHIPRLTERFYRVDRGRSRAVGGTGLGLAITKHIAMRHDAELSIASEVGKGSTFSLIFPADRVVDSDG, from the coding sequence ATGATTTTGTTGCGCACGATATTGGTGATCGCCGCCTGGGCGATCCTGGCGGTACTGGCCCAATGGCTGTTGGGCAATCCCTTGGGCTGGGCGTTGATGTGCGCCGGGCTGGCGGTCACGCTGCTGGCCCGCAGCGCGCGCCTGCAGCGCGTATCGCTGTGGGCGCGCAACCCCGAATCGGCGCCGCCCGCCGCCGTCGGCCCCTGGGACGACATCCTGGCCCCCCTGTACCGCTACCTGCGCGGCCAGGCGCGCCAGTTGATGGAAAGCCGTGACGCCATGCAGGGCATGCTCGCGGCGGCCCAGGCGCTGCCCGATGGCGCCGTCACGCTGAACCAGGACCTGCAGATCGACTGGTGCAACCGCGTGGCGCGCCAGCACCTGGGCCTGCGGCTGCCGGCCGATCGCGGCAGCAACCTGCTGAATCTGGTGCGCGCGCCCGAGTTCATCGAATACAGCCGCCAGGATGACTGGCCCGAGCCCATCCTGGTACGCATGGCCGTCGGCAGCCAGGAACGCCTGCTGATGATGCAGCTGACCGCCTACGCGCGCGACCAGCGCCTGCTGATCACCCGCGACGTCACGCAGATCGAAAAGCTGGAGACCACGCGGCGCGACTTCGTCGCCAACGTATCGCACGAACTGCGCACGCCGCTGACGGTACTGGCGGGGTTCCTGGAAACCATGCGCGAGATGCCGGACGAGGCCCTGAGCCGCGACCAGCGCGAGCAATACCTGACGATGATGCACGAGCAGGCGCAGCGCATGCAGGCCATCGTCGCAGACCTGCTCACGCTGTCGACGCTGGAATCCTCGCCCAACGCCGAACCGCACCGCGTGCGCATGGCGACACTGCTGCAGACGGCACGCCAGCAGACCGAGGCGCTGTCGGCGGGACGCCATGCGCTGACCTGGCAGCTGGACGAAGGCGTGGATCTGCTGGGCGCCGAAAGCGAGCTGTCTTCGGCCATCTCCAATCTGCTGACCAACGCGGTGCGGTATACGCCGGAGGCCGGCACGATCACCGTGCGCTGGGAACGCCTGCCGGAAGGCGGCGCGCGCTACAGCGTGCAGGACACCGGCATCGGCATCGCCGCGCGCCACATTCCACGGCTGACCGAGCGGTTCTACCGCGTGGATCGCGGCCGTTCGCGCGCGGTGGGGGGCACCGGCCTGGGCCTGGCGATCACCAAGCACATCGCCATGCGCCACGATGCCGAACTGAGCATCGCCAGCGAAGTCGGCAAGGGCAGCACGTTTTCGCTGATCTTCCCTGCGGACCGGGTGGTCGACAGCGACGGCTGA
- the ubiB gene encoding ubiquinone biosynthesis regulatory protein kinase UbiB has protein sequence MLTILRFIRIVVVAMRYGLDDLVLSSLNHPLATMLLRITRFGRRKPTAPRGVRLRRALESLGPIFVKFGQVLSTRRDLIPADIAAELALLQDRVPPFPSEQAAQCIQAALGAPPATLFKHFEVDPVASASIAQVHFAVMHDGREVAVKVLRPGMLDIIEKDLTLLRTLASVIERLGPDGRRLKPREVVAEFDKYLHDELDLVREASNCSQLRRNFGPESGRGRMLIVPEVIWEFTANTVFTMERMYGIPVGQIERLRDAGIDIQKLARTGVEIFFTQVFSDGFFHADMHPGNIYVSDRADTLGHYIALDFGIVGSLSEFDKNYLAQNFLAFFRRDYRRVAQLHIESGWVPSDTREEELEGAVRAVCEPYFDRPLSEISLGQVLLRLFQTSRRFNVEIQPQLVLLQKTLLNVEGLGRELDPDLDLWKTAKPYLERWMRERIGMAGLKKQMEKEAAQWSQILPAIPRLVHDRLNRPNVEPAVLLELAQLRKAQQHTNRLLSVVAAVLAVGVALIIWLSTR, from the coding sequence ATGCTGACCATACTTCGCTTTATCCGCATCGTTGTCGTGGCCATGCGCTACGGCCTGGATGACCTGGTGCTGTCCAGCCTGAACCATCCGCTCGCGACGATGTTGTTGCGTATCACGCGCTTCGGCCGGCGCAAGCCGACCGCGCCCCGCGGCGTCCGTTTGCGCCGCGCGCTGGAATCGCTGGGACCCATCTTCGTCAAGTTCGGCCAGGTGCTGTCGACGCGGCGCGACCTGATCCCCGCCGACATCGCGGCGGAATTGGCGCTCCTGCAGGACCGCGTTCCGCCGTTCCCGTCGGAGCAGGCGGCGCAGTGCATACAGGCCGCGCTGGGCGCACCGCCGGCCACGCTGTTCAAGCATTTCGAAGTCGATCCGGTGGCCTCGGCCTCCATCGCACAAGTGCACTTCGCGGTGATGCACGATGGCCGCGAAGTCGCGGTCAAGGTGCTGCGTCCCGGCATGCTGGACATCATCGAAAAGGACCTGACGCTGCTGCGCACCCTGGCGTCGGTCATCGAACGCCTGGGGCCGGACGGCCGCCGGCTCAAGCCGCGCGAGGTCGTGGCCGAGTTCGACAAGTATCTGCACGATGAGCTGGATCTGGTGCGCGAGGCCTCGAACTGCAGCCAGCTGCGACGCAACTTCGGTCCGGAAAGCGGCCGCGGCCGCATGCTGATCGTGCCGGAGGTGATCTGGGAGTTCACCGCCAACACGGTCTTCACCATGGAGCGCATGTACGGCATTCCGGTGGGCCAGATCGAACGCCTGCGCGACGCCGGCATCGACATCCAGAAGCTGGCGCGCACCGGGGTGGAGATCTTCTTCACGCAGGTTTTCAGCGATGGCTTTTTCCACGCCGATATGCATCCCGGCAACATCTACGTGTCGGATCGGGCCGATACCTTGGGCCACTATATCGCGCTGGATTTCGGCATCGTCGGCTCCTTGTCCGAGTTCGACAAGAACTACCTGGCCCAGAACTTCCTGGCGTTTTTCCGCCGCGATTACCGGCGCGTCGCCCAGTTGCACATCGAATCCGGCTGGGTGCCGTCCGACACGCGCGAAGAAGAACTGGAAGGCGCCGTGCGCGCGGTATGCGAGCCTTATTTCGACCGCCCGCTATCCGAGATCTCGCTGGGCCAGGTGTTGCTGCGCCTGTTCCAGACGTCGCGCCGCTTCAATGTGGAGATCCAGCCGCAACTGGTCCTGCTGCAGAAGACGCTGCTCAATGTGGAAGGGCTGGGGCGCGAACTGGACCCGGACCTGGATCTATGGAAGACCGCCAAACCGTACCTGGAGCGCTGGATGCGCGAACGGATCGGCATGGCCGGGCTGAAAAAACAGATGGAGAAAGAAGCCGCGCAATGGTCGCAGATCCTGCCGGCCATTCCACGGCTGGTGCATGACCGCCTGAACCGGCCCAACGTGGAGCCGGCCGTGCTGCTGGAGCTGGCCCAGCTGCGCAAGGCGCAACAGCATACGAACCGGCTGTTGTCGGTCGTCGCGGCCGTGCTGGCTGTCGGGGTGGCCCTGATCATCTGGCTGTCCACGCGCTGA
- a CDS encoding ubiquinone biosynthesis accessory factor UbiJ encodes MLPIPALPDPGRPAVSALNALLRREDWARARLARHAGKTVRLAVGAFKLSLTIDSEGHADLADPAVVPDVTLTVDPARFSLARLFQPDAAGDADAAAAARARADTVADMMHISGDAGLAQVVAELAAQLRWDVEDDLARWFGDIPAGRMVAGARALSAGLRGAATRLRNNLVEYLGHEQPMLTPRPLLRALPADIGRATAALDAVQARVAALQARLGKIEDRHHAAAQRQGGA; translated from the coding sequence ATGCTGCCTATCCCTGCCTTGCCCGACCCCGGTCGCCCGGCCGTAAGCGCGCTGAACGCTCTGCTGCGGCGGGAAGACTGGGCGCGCGCGCGCCTGGCCCGCCACGCCGGCAAGACGGTACGCCTGGCCGTGGGCGCCTTCAAGCTCTCCCTGACGATCGATAGCGAAGGCCATGCGGATCTGGCCGATCCGGCGGTGGTCCCGGACGTCACCTTGACGGTGGACCCCGCGCGGTTCAGTCTCGCGCGCCTGTTCCAGCCCGATGCCGCGGGCGATGCAGACGCCGCCGCGGCCGCCCGGGCGCGCGCCGACACCGTTGCCGACATGATGCATATCTCCGGCGACGCGGGCCTGGCGCAGGTAGTGGCCGAACTGGCCGCGCAATTGCGCTGGGACGTGGAAGACGATCTGGCCCGCTGGTTCGGCGACATCCCGGCTGGCCGCATGGTCGCCGGCGCGCGCGCGCTGTCCGCCGGGCTGCGCGGCGCCGCGACGCGGCTGCGGAACAACCTGGTGGAGTACCTTGGGCACGAGCAACCCATGCTGACGCCGCGCCCGCTGCTGCGGGCCTTGCCGGCCGATATCGGGCGGGCGACCGCGGCGCTGGACGCCGTCCAGGCGCGCGTTGCCGCATTGCAGGCCCGGCTGGGCAAGATCGAGGACAGGCACCATGCCGCAGCACAGCGTCAAGGCGGCGCCTGA
- the serA gene encoding phosphoglycerate dehydrogenase, with amino-acid sequence MTRIVLFENIHPSGVAVFRDAGYTDIQTYASSLPPAELRAALEGAEVVGIRSRTHLEAGLFEQLRDLRVVGCFCIGTNQVDTESAMNHGIPVFNAPFSNTRSVAELVLAEAIMLLRRIPEKNARVHQGHWDKTASGAFEARGKTLGVIGYGNIGSQVGTLAESVGMRVVYYDVEAKLPLGNAHAVTTLGELLAQSDVVTLHVPGGRSTENIMNAETLSQMKRGAILINASRGTVVDIDALHGALASQHLAGAALDVFPVEPKSVDEPLANPLIGLPNVILTPHIAGSTQESQENIGREVAEKLVRYLQAGTTKWAVNFPELPFTERTGSARILHIHRNVPGALGTLDNLLAQHGLNIVSQNLQTRGDIGYVVTDVDGVVSDDIMQTLCGHPVTIRCQRI; translated from the coding sequence ATGACGCGTATCGTCCTGTTCGAAAATATCCATCCCAGCGGCGTCGCGGTTTTCCGCGATGCGGGCTACACCGATATACAGACGTACGCGTCGTCCCTGCCGCCGGCCGAACTGCGGGCCGCGCTGGAAGGCGCCGAAGTGGTGGGCATTCGCTCCCGCACGCATCTGGAAGCCGGCCTTTTCGAGCAGCTGCGCGACCTGCGGGTGGTAGGCTGCTTCTGCATCGGCACCAACCAGGTGGACACGGAAAGCGCCATGAACCACGGCATACCCGTGTTCAACGCGCCGTTTTCCAATACGCGTTCGGTGGCCGAACTGGTGCTGGCCGAAGCGATCATGCTGCTGCGCCGGATCCCTGAAAAGAACGCCCGCGTGCACCAGGGCCATTGGGACAAGACGGCATCCGGCGCCTTCGAGGCGCGCGGCAAGACGCTGGGCGTGATCGGCTACGGCAACATCGGCTCGCAGGTGGGCACGCTGGCCGAAAGCGTCGGCATGCGCGTCGTCTATTACGACGTGGAAGCCAAGCTGCCGCTGGGCAATGCGCACGCGGTCACCACGCTGGGCGAATTGCTCGCGCAGAGCGACGTGGTCACGCTGCATGTCCCGGGCGGCCGCAGTACGGAGAACATCATGAATGCCGAGACGCTGTCGCAGATGAAGCGCGGCGCGATCCTGATCAACGCGTCGCGCGGGACGGTGGTGGACATCGACGCGCTACATGGCGCGCTGGCCTCGCAACACCTGGCCGGCGCCGCGCTGGACGTATTCCCGGTGGAGCCCAAGAGCGTGGACGAGCCGCTGGCCAATCCGCTGATCGGCCTGCCCAACGTGATCCTGACCCCGCACATCGCCGGCAGCACGCAGGAATCCCAGGAAAACATCGGCCGCGAAGTGGCGGAAAAACTGGTGCGCTACCTGCAGGCCGGCACGACGAAGTGGGCAGTGAATTTCCCGGAACTGCCCTTCACCGAACGGACCGGCAGCGCGCGCATCCTGCACATCCATCGCAACGTGCCCGGCGCGCTCGGCACGCTGGACAACCTGCTGGCGCAGCATGGGCTGAACATCGTCAGCCAGAACCTGCAGACCCGCGGCGATATCGGCTATGTGGTGACGGACGTGGACGGCGTCGTCAGCGACGACATCATGCAAACCCTGTGCGGCCATCCGGTGACGATACGCTGCCAGCGCATCTAG
- a CDS encoding Tim44 domain-containing protein, with amino-acid sequence MSGCSYRRFLAAALIAVTGTAMIAASFDAEARRAGGGASVGRQSPNVTMQRQATTPPASGANSASSAAAPAAGAATAGAAAGAASRSGASRWLGPIAGIAAGLGLAALLSHMGLSGAFAEMLSSLLLIGLVAFAVLFIIRRLRGAGPRPAMQGAYGGMSRQGDTAATQAPAWRQALPAAGAAGAVGAAGTPAAQAVAAAPAAVPRADADGNWFVPGDFDTQGFLKQAKEQFVRIQGVWDSGDTDRLREYLTDDLIVELKPQLLERQGAANQTEVVLLNAELLGIEAVSDGHLASVRFSGMLREEPGAEAFRFEEVWNLFKPTQGGWLLAGIQQIPVQYAS; translated from the coding sequence ATGTCAGGCTGTTCTTACCGCCGATTCCTGGCCGCGGCGCTTATCGCCGTGACCGGTACGGCCATGATTGCCGCTTCCTTCGACGCCGAAGCCCGCCGCGCGGGCGGCGGCGCCAGCGTCGGCCGCCAGTCTCCCAACGTGACCATGCAGCGCCAGGCGACCACGCCGCCTGCCTCCGGCGCCAATTCGGCGTCGTCCGCCGCGGCACCGGCAGCGGGCGCGGCCACGGCGGGTGCCGCCGCCGGCGCGGCCAGCCGCAGCGGCGCCTCGCGCTGGCTCGGCCCGATCGCCGGCATCGCCGCCGGCCTGGGCCTGGCGGCGCTCCTGTCGCACATGGGCCTGTCGGGCGCGTTCGCCGAAATGCTCTCCAGCCTGTTGCTGATCGGCCTGGTGGCCTTCGCCGTGCTGTTCATCATCCGCCGCCTGCGCGGCGCCGGCCCGCGGCCGGCCATGCAGGGCGCCTACGGCGGCATGTCGCGCCAGGGTGATACCGCGGCCACGCAGGCGCCAGCCTGGCGCCAGGCCTTGCCGGCCGCCGGTGCCGCCGGCGCGGTTGGCGCCGCCGGTACGCCCGCTGCCCAGGCCGTCGCCGCGGCACCCGCCGCCGTGCCGCGCGCCGACGCGGATGGCAACTGGTTCGTTCCGGGCGATTTCGACACGCAGGGTTTCCTGAAGCAGGCCAAGGAACAGTTCGTCCGCATCCAGGGCGTATGGGACAGCGGCGATACCGACCGCCTGCGCGAGTACCTGACCGACGACCTGATCGTCGAACTCAAGCCGCAGCTGCTGGAGCGCCAGGGCGCCGCCAACCAGACCGAAGTGGTGCTGCTCAACGCCGAGCTGCTGGGCATCGAAGCCGTATCGGATGGCCATCTTGCCAGCGTGCGCTTCTCCGGCATGCTGCGCGAAGAACCCGGCGCCGAAGCCTTCCGCTTCGAAGAAGTGTGGAACCTCTTCAAACCGACGCAGGGCGGATGGTTGCTGGCCGGTATCCAGCAGATTCCCGTCCAGTACGCCAGCTGA
- the pxpB gene encoding 5-oxoprolinase subunit PxpB, protein MDAATDRPAPWRIHAQGDRCLLIVLGDAIEASTGRRCLAVARLLRDATLPGVTDVVPSFAAVAVHYAPPGPTFSSLAASIEQLLSHGIPEDDSAARDVDIPVCYGGEHGPDLQDVARAAGMTPEKVVALHTRPGSMVFMLGFAPGHPYIGVHDARLDLPRRASPRTAVPQGSVAIANRQTVIYPSRLPGGWNVIGATPLKLFDPAREPASLLQPGDRVRFVPIDAATFARMQAEQP, encoded by the coding sequence GTGGACGCAGCGACCGATCGCCCGGCGCCCTGGCGCATCCATGCGCAGGGCGATCGCTGCCTGTTGATCGTCCTGGGCGACGCCATCGAGGCGTCGACAGGACGCCGCTGCCTGGCCGTGGCGCGGCTGCTGCGCGATGCCACCTTGCCAGGCGTCACCGACGTCGTACCGTCCTTCGCGGCCGTGGCGGTGCACTATGCGCCGCCCGGCCCCACCTTCAGCTCGCTGGCCGCGTCGATCGAGCAATTGCTCTCGCACGGCATTCCGGAAGACGACAGCGCCGCACGCGACGTCGATATCCCCGTCTGCTACGGCGGCGAACATGGCCCCGACCTGCAGGATGTCGCGCGCGCCGCCGGGATGACGCCGGAAAAGGTCGTCGCCCTGCATACGCGCCCGGGCAGCATGGTGTTCATGCTGGGCTTCGCGCCCGGCCATCCGTACATCGGCGTTCACGACGCCCGGCTCGACCTGCCCCGCCGCGCATCGCCGCGCACCGCCGTGCCGCAAGGATCGGTGGCCATCGCGAACCGGCAGACCGTCATCTACCCCAGCCGGCTGCCCGGCGGCTGGAACGTCATCGGCGCCACCCCCTTGAAGCTGTTCGATCCGGCGCGCGAGCCCGCGTCGCTGTTGCAACCGGGCGATCGCGTCCGTTTCGTGCCCATCGACGCCGCCACTTTCGCGCGCATGCAGGCGGAGCAACCATGA
- a CDS encoding ferritin has protein sequence MLYPQLFKSMEAVRWNMSTDIPWDDFDGAKLSDEQARTIKMNAITEWAALPATEMFLRDNHGDSDFSAFMSVWFFEEQKHSLVLIEYLRRFRPDLMPTEEELHKVRFEFDPAPPLETLMLHFCGEIRLNHWYRCAASWHTEPVIQAIYKTISQDEARHAGAYLQYMRRALFERGTTTQAQARLAFSKIGMLMASASRTSQAMHPTNLHVNKGLFPNDTVQSRLPEPGWLERWLDTQIRFDGVWEKKVGDRILHILSKLLDRSFESVKDLNRYRKEIVSLIERGGDAAMTDLGMGGRGAPLLVPG, from the coding sequence ATGCTTTATCCGCAACTTTTCAAATCCATGGAAGCCGTGCGCTGGAATATGTCTACCGACATTCCGTGGGATGACTTCGATGGCGCCAAGCTGTCCGATGAACAGGCGCGGACGATCAAAATGAACGCCATCACGGAATGGGCGGCCCTGCCGGCCACGGAAATGTTCCTGCGCGACAATCACGGCGACAGCGATTTTTCCGCCTTCATGTCGGTGTGGTTCTTCGAGGAACAGAAGCATTCCCTGGTTTTGATCGAATACCTGCGCCGCTTCCGTCCCGACCTGATGCCGACCGAGGAAGAGCTGCACAAGGTGCGCTTCGAATTCGATCCGGCGCCGCCGCTGGAAACCCTGATGCTGCACTTCTGCGGCGAAATACGCCTGAATCACTGGTACCGCTGCGCCGCCAGCTGGCATACCGAACCGGTCATCCAGGCCATTTACAAGACCATCTCGCAGGACGAGGCGCGCCATGCCGGCGCCTACCTGCAGTACATGCGCCGTGCGCTGTTCGAGCGTGGCACGACGACGCAGGCGCAGGCGCGGCTGGCGTTCTCCAAGATCGGCATGTTGATGGCGTCGGCCAGCCGCACGTCGCAGGCCATGCATCCGACCAATCTGCACGTGAACAAGGGGCTGTTCCCCAACGATACGGTGCAATCGCGCCTGCCGGAACCGGGCTGGCTGGAGCGCTGGCTGGATACGCAGATCCGCTTCGACGGCGTATGGGAAAAGAAGGTCGGCGACCGCATCCTGCACATTCTTTCCAAGCTGCTGGACCGCAGCTTCGAATCGGTGAAGGACCTGAACCGCTATCGCAAGGAAATCGTGTCGCTGATCGAGCGCGGCGGCGATGCGGCAATGACGGACCTGGGCATGGGCGGGCGCGGCGCCCCATTGCTCGTACCGGGCTGA
- a CDS encoding LysR family transcriptional regulator, protein MLTEFQTFVTVARDGTFTGAGRKLGLTQSAVSAQIRRLEEFLGVSLFDRTARSAQLNDAGREMLAQAEEILGLVNRMVAQAGGGHVTGSLRVAAIASVQQDLLVRALELFRADFPDVSVRIVPGVSLSLLGQVDAAEVDLAVLIRPPFNLPHELAWHPLMSEPMVLAVPDSLPAVSWREALAGHPFIRYDRTSFGGRLVDAFLRRHRLTVHEAVELDEIDAIANLVRAGLGVAVMPRTRQLDASGLRLLDLGAAGFDREIGIVIRRSADANGVAARMVACLKAALPG, encoded by the coding sequence ATGCTTACTGAATTCCAGACCTTCGTTACCGTGGCTCGCGACGGCACCTTCACCGGCGCGGGGCGCAAGCTGGGCCTGACACAGTCGGCTGTCAGCGCGCAGATCCGCCGGCTCGAGGAATTCCTGGGCGTGTCGCTGTTCGACCGCACCGCGCGGTCGGCCCAGCTGAACGATGCCGGGCGCGAAATGCTGGCCCAGGCGGAGGAAATACTGGGCCTGGTGAATCGCATGGTGGCGCAGGCGGGCGGCGGCCACGTCACAGGGTCCCTGCGGGTGGCGGCCATCGCCTCGGTACAGCAGGACCTGCTGGTGCGTGCACTGGAGCTGTTCCGCGCCGACTTCCCCGACGTCAGCGTGCGCATCGTGCCCGGGGTGTCGCTGTCCCTGCTGGGACAGGTGGATGCCGCGGAAGTCGACCTGGCGGTGTTGATCCGCCCGCCCTTCAACCTGCCGCACGAGCTGGCGTGGCACCCCCTGATGAGCGAACCCATGGTGCTGGCGGTGCCGGACTCGCTGCCGGCCGTCTCATGGCGCGAGGCCCTGGCCGGGCATCCTTTCATCCGCTATGACCGGACGTCCTTCGGCGGCCGGCTGGTCGATGCCTTTCTGCGGCGCCATCGCCTGACGGTGCATGAAGCCGTGGAGCTGGACGAGATCGACGCTATCGCGAACCTGGTCCGCGCCGGCCTGGGCGTGGCCGTGATGCCGCGCACGCGCCAGCTGGACGCCAGCGGCTTGCGGCTGCTGGACCTTGGCGCGGCGGGCTTCGACCGGGAGATCGGTATCGTCATCCGCCGTTCCGCCGATGCGAACGGCGTCGCCGCCCGCATGGTGGCCTGCCTGAAGGCAGCCTTGCCCGGCTAG
- the phoB gene encoding phosphate regulon transcriptional regulator PhoB codes for MSSTILVVEDEPAIQELIAVNLSFAGHKVLRAFDADQAQTLIRAELPDLILLDWMLPGTSGLSLARKLRAEERTRTVPVIMLTAKGSEQDKVDGLEAGADDYITKPFSPKELMARIKAVLRRRAPQLTDDVIDVAGLKLDPVTHRLNGAGHPLQIGPTEFRLLHFFMTHPERVFSRSQLLDQVWGDHVFVEERTVDVHIRRLRKALEPTGHDMHVETVRGSGYRFTAQLPAGKTTAQ; via the coding sequence ATGTCCAGCACCATACTTGTTGTCGAAGACGAACCCGCCATCCAGGAACTGATCGCCGTCAATCTGTCGTTCGCTGGCCACAAAGTGCTGCGGGCCTTCGACGCCGACCAGGCGCAGACGCTGATACGCGCGGAATTGCCCGACCTGATCCTGCTGGACTGGATGCTGCCCGGGACCTCCGGCCTGTCGCTGGCGCGCAAGCTGCGCGCGGAGGAGCGCACCCGCACGGTGCCCGTCATCATGCTGACGGCCAAGGGTTCGGAGCAGGACAAGGTGGACGGCCTGGAAGCGGGTGCGGACGACTACATCACCAAGCCCTTTTCGCCGAAAGAGCTGATGGCGCGCATCAAGGCCGTGCTGCGGCGGCGCGCGCCGCAGCTGACGGACGACGTCATCGACGTGGCGGGCCTGAAGCTGGACCCCGTCACGCATCGCCTGAACGGCGCCGGCCATCCCCTGCAGATCGGCCCGACCGAGTTCCGCCTGCTGCATTTCTTCATGACGCATCCCGAGCGCGTATTTTCCCGGTCGCAGCTGCTGGACCAGGTGTGGGGCGACCACGTCTTCGTGGAAGAGCGCACCGTCGACGTCCATATCCGTCGCCTGCGCAAGGCGCTGGAGCCCACCGGCCACGACATGCATGTGGAAACCGTGCGCGGCAGCGGCTACCGCTTTACAGCGCAGCTGCCGGCCGGTAAAACCACCGCACAATGA
- a CDS encoding VOC family protein: MSAQAAMPPFHLAFPVRDIAEARRFYGELLGCPEGRSAPEWVDFNFYGHQIVAHLAPDECGHKQTSPVDDHDVPVRHFGAVLSMEQWQAMADKLTAAGTKFVIEPYIRFKGEVGEQATMFFMDPSGNALEFKAFKNMDSLFAK; encoded by the coding sequence ATGAGTGCCCAAGCCGCCATGCCCCCTTTCCATCTGGCTTTCCCAGTTCGGGACATCGCCGAAGCGCGCCGCTTCTATGGCGAGCTGCTGGGCTGTCCGGAAGGGCGCAGCGCGCCGGAATGGGTGGACTTCAACTTCTACGGCCACCAGATCGTCGCCCACCTGGCGCCGGACGAGTGCGGCCACAAGCAGACCAGCCCTGTGGATGACCACGACGTGCCGGTGCGCCACTTCGGCGCCGTGCTGTCCATGGAGCAATGGCAAGCCATGGCGGACAAGCTGACCGCGGCCGGAACCAAGTTCGTGATCGAGCCCTATATCCGTTTCAAGGGCGAAGTCGGCGAACAGGCCACCATGTTCTTCATGGACCCGTCGGGCAATGCGCTGGAGTTCAAGGCCTTCAAGAACATGGATTCCCTGTTCGCCAAGTAA